A region of Lycium barbarum isolate Lr01 chromosome 3, ASM1917538v2, whole genome shotgun sequence DNA encodes the following proteins:
- the LOC132632559 gene encoding 28 kDa ribonucleoprotein, chloroplastic-like, translating into MSCVTKPLTKTLSMATNGCLISLPPFFTTTKSLSFLSTPLKPISLSSSFSPSLSLKKNTTKFPTFVSVQEDDSPIVLDDQEQSGESFSLDFEGGGEQEEVVVDDEGEVEEYQEPSEDAKLFVGNLPYEIDSEGLAQLFQQAGVVEIAEVIYNRETDRSRGFGFVTMSTVEEAEKAVVLLNRYDLNGRLLTVNKAARRGEQPERPPRTFQPTYRIYVGNIPWDIDDARLEQVFSEHGKVVSARVVYDRESGRSRGFGFVTMSSEAEMSEAIANLDGQNLDGRTIRVNAAEERPRRNMY; encoded by the exons ATGTCTTGTGTTACCAAACCCTTAACCAAGACTTTATCCATGGCAACCAATGGTTGCCTTATCTCTCTCCCTCCTTTCTTCACCACCACCAAATCCCTTTCTTTTCTCTCCACCCCATTAAAACCTATCTCCCTTTCTTCCTCATTCTCCCCTTCACTATCCCTTAAAAAGAACACCACCAAGTTCCCAACTTTTGTTTCTGTTCAAGAAGATGACAGCCCCATTGTTCTTGATGACCAAGAACAAAGTGGGGAATCTTTTAGTTTGGATTTTGAAGGTGGCGGTGAACAAGAAGaagttgttgttgatgatgaaggTGAGGTTGAGGAGTATCAAGAACCTTCTGAGGATGCTAAATTGTTTGTTGGGAATTTACCTTATGAGATTGATAGTGAGGGGTTGGCTCAGCTTTTCCAACAGGCTGGTGTTGTTGAGATTGCTGAG GTTATTTACAATAGGGAGACTGATAGGAGCCGTGGATTCGGGTTTGTTACGATGAGCACTGTCGAAGAAGCTGAGAAAGCTGTGGTGTTGTTAAACCGTTAT GATCTCAATGGAAGGCTCTTGACAGTCAACAAAGCTGCTCGAAGAGGTGAACAGCCAGAACGTCCACCTAGAACATTTCAGCCTACTTACAGAATCTATGTTGGCAACATCCCATGGGACATTGATGATGCACGCCTTGAGCAAGTCTTCAGTGAACATGGCAAAGTAGTAAGTGCTCGAGTGGTTTATGACAGAGAGTCTGGACGGTCACGAGGCTTTGGTTTTGTGACAATGTCAAGTGAAGCTGAGATGAGTGAAGCAATCGCCAACCTTGATGGACAG AATTTGGATGGGAGGACAATCAGGGTAAATGCTGCTGAAGAAAGACCTAGGCGCAACATGTATTGA
- the LOC132632561 gene encoding uncharacterized protein LOC132632561, which produces MSLEAIGGVKKGTQSQNFGEIGAPAGFRLVTITPDWTTRFFSFTETTKRIMNSIKSFYCDAWITWTEIYFFDRQHIWDHFRVQIWDNFRKYGWYPSNDYLIFYNFEKHVDDILKDTLWTARREGQKPNWMLEGIWAKLKARWAYEEVEKTSIQAKAARASDKGESLHIGCSVNRGTHRQRLENKKGRSMTYDEVVQENHVKNKKDGHGTRVEPHVRGHMLDILKAWMNGV; this is translated from the exons ATGTCATTGGAGGCGATTGGTGGCGTAAAAAAAG GTACACAAAGTCAAAATTTTGGTGAGATTGGAGCGCCGGCTGGTTTTCGGTTGGTGACTATCACTCCTGATTGGACCACTAG GTTTTTTTCCTTCACTGAAACTACAAAGAGGATCATGAATTCTATTAAATcattttattgtgatgcttggATTACCTGGACAGAGATATATTTCTTCGACAGACAACATATATGGGATCACTTTAGGGTGCAGATATGGGATAACTTTAGG AAGTATGGATGGTATCCCTCTAATGATTATCTAATATTTTATAATTTTGAGAAACACGTTGATGATATACTTAAAGATACCTTGTGGACTGCTCGGAGAGAGGGTCAGAAGCCTAATTGGATGCTAGAAGGTATATGGGCTAAACTTAAAGCAAGGTGGGCATATGAGGAAGTTGAAAAGACGAGCATCCAAGCAAAGGCAGCCCGAGCCTCTGACAAGGGTGAATCGTTGCACATCGGGTGTTCAGTTAATAGAGGGACTCATCGACAGAGATTG GAAAATAAAAAAGGGAGATCTATGACTTATGATGAGGTTGTTCAGGAGAACCatgtgaaaaataaaaaggatggTCATGGAACTCGAGTCGAGCCACATGTGAGAGGACATAT gTTGGATATTTTAAAGGCTTGGATGAATGGCGTCTAA
- the LOC132632562 gene encoding indole-3-glycerol phosphate synthase, chloroplastic-like isoform X2: MDSVMPLRTTATATSAAATDGSALVSESTIPEGDVLKIKEWEVERLREEIAATQGIKIRRRPTTGPPLHYVGPFEFRMQNEGNTPINILEEIVWNKDKEVTQMKEKKPLLLLKKLLSSAPPTRDFLGALKASYSRTGLPALIAEVKKASPSRGVLRENFNPVEIAKAYERGGAACLSVLTDQKYFQGSFENLEAIRNAGVECPLLCKEFVIEAWQLYYARVKGADAILLIAAVLPDLDIKYMIKICKLLGLTALVEVHDETEMDRVLGIDGVELIGINNRDLGTFKVDISNTKKLLEGERGERIRDKGIIVVGESALFTPADIAYVQEAGCKAVLVGESIVKKEDPTKGISELFGKDISR, encoded by the exons ATGGATTCTGTAATGCCACTGAGGACAACCGCCACCGCCACGTCAGCAGCGGCGACG GACGGTTCAGCGCTGGTTTCTGAATCCACCATTCCTGAAGGAGATGTTCTCAAAATTAAGGAGTGGGAAGTAGAAAGACTCCGAGAAGAAATTGCTGCAACTCAAGGTATAAAAATTAGAAGGAGGCCGACAACAGGGCCTCCTTTGCACTATGTTGGCCCTTTTGAATTTCGAATGCAGAATGAAGGCAATACTCCAATTAACATACTAGAAGAAATTGTCTGGAACAAGGACAAGGAAGTCACCCAG ATGAAAGAGAAGAAACCGCTTCTTCTATTGAAAAAGTTGCTTAGCAGTGCTCCACCTACTAGAGATTTTCTGGGAGCTCTGAAAGCATCATATTCAAGAACTGGATTACCTGCTCTTATTGCTGAAGTGAAGAAGGCTTCTCCAAGTAGAGGTGTATTGCGTGAAAATTTCAATCCT GTTGAGATTGCGAAAGCTTATGAAAGAGGTGGAGCAGCATGCCTTAGTGTTTTGACAGATCAGAAATATTTTCAG GGAAGCTTCGAAAATCTAGAGGCCATAAGGAATGCTGGAGTAGAG TGCCCTTTGTTATGTAAAGAATTTGTTATAGAGGCTTGGCAACTCTACTATGCTCGGGTCAAAGGTGCCGATGCAATTCTGTTAATTGCTGCTGTTCTACCAGATCTTGACATCAAGTATATGATTAAGATCTGCAAATTACTTGGATTGACAGCACTAGTTGAG gtacatgaTGAGACGGAAATGGATCGTGTCCTTGGAATTGATGGGGTTGAGCTGATTGGCATCAATAATAGAGACCTTG GAACTTTCAAGGTGGACATTAGCAATACGAAGAAACTTCTCGAAGGAGAGCGTGGGGAAAGGATTCGGGATAAAGGCATAATT GTGGTTGGGGAGTCTGCACTATTTACTCCAGCTGATATTGCTTATGTACAAGAAGCTGGTTGCAAAGCG GTGCTAGTTGGCGAGTCGATTGTTAAAAAGGAGGATCCTACTAAAGGAATAAGTGAACTTTTTGGTAAAGACATCTCACGCTAA
- the LOC132632562 gene encoding indole-3-glycerol phosphate synthase, chloroplastic-like isoform X1, with amino-acid sequence MDSVMPLRTTATATSAAATVRPRFSFQPKKSTFSLSVPTTIFTSYGVRNLPQCSPLRAPEDGSALVSESTIPEGDVLKIKEWEVERLREEIAATQGIKIRRRPTTGPPLHYVGPFEFRMQNEGNTPINILEEIVWNKDKEVTQMKEKKPLLLLKKLLSSAPPTRDFLGALKASYSRTGLPALIAEVKKASPSRGVLRENFNPVEIAKAYERGGAACLSVLTDQKYFQGSFENLEAIRNAGVECPLLCKEFVIEAWQLYYARVKGADAILLIAAVLPDLDIKYMIKICKLLGLTALVEVHDETEMDRVLGIDGVELIGINNRDLGTFKVDISNTKKLLEGERGERIRDKGIIVVGESALFTPADIAYVQEAGCKAVLVGESIVKKEDPTKGISELFGKDISR; translated from the exons ATGGATTCTGTAATGCCACTGAGGACAACCGCCACCGCCACGTCAGCAGCGGCGACGGTAAGACCCCGGTTCTCATTTCAACCCAAGAAATCGACATTCTCCTTATCAGTTCCAACTACTATTTTTACGAGCTATGGAGTTCGAAATTTGCCCCAATGTTCGCCCCTTCGAGCTCCAGAG GACGGTTCAGCGCTGGTTTCTGAATCCACCATTCCTGAAGGAGATGTTCTCAAAATTAAGGAGTGGGAAGTAGAAAGACTCCGAGAAGAAATTGCTGCAACTCAAGGTATAAAAATTAGAAGGAGGCCGACAACAGGGCCTCCTTTGCACTATGTTGGCCCTTTTGAATTTCGAATGCAGAATGAAGGCAATACTCCAATTAACATACTAGAAGAAATTGTCTGGAACAAGGACAAGGAAGTCACCCAG ATGAAAGAGAAGAAACCGCTTCTTCTATTGAAAAAGTTGCTTAGCAGTGCTCCACCTACTAGAGATTTTCTGGGAGCTCTGAAAGCATCATATTCAAGAACTGGATTACCTGCTCTTATTGCTGAAGTGAAGAAGGCTTCTCCAAGTAGAGGTGTATTGCGTGAAAATTTCAATCCT GTTGAGATTGCGAAAGCTTATGAAAGAGGTGGAGCAGCATGCCTTAGTGTTTTGACAGATCAGAAATATTTTCAG GGAAGCTTCGAAAATCTAGAGGCCATAAGGAATGCTGGAGTAGAG TGCCCTTTGTTATGTAAAGAATTTGTTATAGAGGCTTGGCAACTCTACTATGCTCGGGTCAAAGGTGCCGATGCAATTCTGTTAATTGCTGCTGTTCTACCAGATCTTGACATCAAGTATATGATTAAGATCTGCAAATTACTTGGATTGACAGCACTAGTTGAG gtacatgaTGAGACGGAAATGGATCGTGTCCTTGGAATTGATGGGGTTGAGCTGATTGGCATCAATAATAGAGACCTTG GAACTTTCAAGGTGGACATTAGCAATACGAAGAAACTTCTCGAAGGAGAGCGTGGGGAAAGGATTCGGGATAAAGGCATAATT GTGGTTGGGGAGTCTGCACTATTTACTCCAGCTGATATTGCTTATGTACAAGAAGCTGGTTGCAAAGCG GTGCTAGTTGGCGAGTCGATTGTTAAAAAGGAGGATCCTACTAAAGGAATAAGTGAACTTTTTGGTAAAGACATCTCACGCTAA
- the LOC132634186 gene encoding aldehyde oxidase GLOX-like → MEKHSQALIISAALLLHCLISCRARTASPHSAERKGTWKLLLNNTGVVGVHMVLTHWNTVILFDRSGSGQSGYQLRHRFNGTRCKGTRDDLSDSTCYAHSVEYSISNNSVRHLNLMSDTFSSSGSILSDGRIVQSGGFGDASRRIHYIGPCKSGDSCDWSVDKKHLSENRWYASSQILPANDRIIVVGGRGSFTYEFVPKMSTNEKAFHLPFLQQTNDGNEGGNEGGNNLYPIVHLSSDGNLFIFANRDSILFNYKQNKVVKKFPRIPGLGSRSYPSTGSSVILPLDHKDGFQKVEVMICGGATTGANAAAQQGNFLTGLSSCGRMVITGNKNQWKMENMPGPRLMHDIVLLPTGHVLIINGAKRGCAGWNNAATPALEPYLYNPKKTLGRRFSVLKSTKIARMYDSSAILVPDGSVLVAGSNPNNQYTYKNVSHPTELRLQAFVPDYMGREYSHQRPHNVSIHTNGKEGIAYGNEFLVRFLLGSKPSKYMAFIAYAPPFTTHSLSMNQRMLRLRCTRIISDAKGWWNATVEAPPSANVAPTGFYLLSVVNDGIPSISEWVKFIQAAST, encoded by the coding sequence ATGGAGAAGCATTCGCAGGCACTGATCATCAGTGCAGCTCTTTTACTGCACTGTCTTATTTCATGCAGAGCAAGAACCGCGTCGCCCCATTCTGCAGAAAGAAAAGGGACATGGAAGTTACTGCTGAACAACACTGGTGTGGTGGGTGTGCATATGGTTTTAACCCATTGGAACACTGTGATACTATTTGACCGGAGCGGGTCCGGCCAATCAGGATACCAGCTACGTCATCGGTTCAATGGAACAAGATGCAAGGGCACTCGTGACGACTTGTCAGACTCAACTTGCTATGCTCATTCTGTTGAGTACAGCATTTCCAACAACAGTGTCAGGCATTTGAATCTCATGTCTGACACTTTTTCGTCTTCTGGTTCCATCTTGAGTGATGGAAGGATTGTTCAATCAGGTGGCTTTGGAGACGCTTCACGAAGAATTCACTACATTGGGCCTTGTAAAAGTGGTGATAGTTGTGATTGGAGTGTGGACAAGAAGCACTTATCTGAAAACCGTTGGTATGCTTCTAGCCAAATTCTCCCCGCAAATGACAGGATCATCGTTGTTGGAGGACGAGGGTCCTTCACGTATGAGTTTGTACCGAAAATGTCAACCAATGAAAAGGCTTTTCATCTTCCTTTCTTGCAGCAAACTAATGACGGAAATGAAGGCGGAAATGAAGGCGGAAACAATCTTTATCCTATTGTTCACCTTTCCTCTGATGGCAACTTGTTCATTTTTGCAAACCGGGATTCCATTCTTTTCAACTACAAACAAAACAAGGTTgtaaagaaattcccaagaatcCCCGGATTGGGGTCAAGGAGTTATCCAAGCACAGGATCATCAGTAATTCTTCCATTGGATCACAAAGACGGCTTCCAGAAAGTGGAAGTCATGATATGTGGAGGGGCAACTACAGGAGCGAATGCAGCTGCTCAACAAGGCAATTTCTTGACAGGTCTAAGCAGTTGTGGAAGAATGGTGATCACTGGAAATAAGAATCAATGGAAGATGGAAAACATGCCCGGGCCCCGCTTGATGCACGATATAGTGCTTCTTCCAACAGGACACGTACTAATCATAAATGGCGCGAAGAGGGGTTGTGCTGGATGGAATAATGCAGCCACCCCTGCTCTCGAACCTTACCTATACAACCCAAAGAAAACTCTTGGGAGAAGGTTTTCGGTTCTGAAATCCACTAAAATCGCGAGAATGTATGATTCATCAGCAATTCTTGTACCCGATGGAAGTGTACTAGTAGCCGGGAGCAATCCAAATAATCAATACACTTACAAAAATGTAAGTCATCCTACTGAACTTCGGCTACAAGCATTCGTCCCGGACTATATGGGCAGGGAATATAGTCATCAAAGGCCTCATAACGTGTCAATTCACACCAATGGCAAGGAAGGAATCGCGTATGGTAATGAATTTTTGGTTCGTTTTTTGCTGGGAAGTAAGCCTAGTAAATATATGGCGTTTATTGCCTATGCTCCGCCATTTACGACACATTCCCTATCGATGAATCAAAGGATGTTGAGACTCAGGTGCACAAGGATAATAAGTGATGCAAAAGGTTGGTGGAATGCGACTGTGGAAGCTCCTCCATCTGCTAATGTTGCGCCTACTGGATTTTATTTGCTTAGTGTTGTTAATGATGGAATTCCTAGCATTTCTGAGTGGGTTAAGTTCATTCAAGCTGCTTCAACTTGA